Proteins from a genomic interval of Stenotrophomonas maltophilia R551-3:
- a CDS encoding TetR/AcrR family transcriptional regulator, with product MNPAYLPVALDARDERVFDAVRELLAQQGMQMSMDAVAQHAGCSKQTLYSRYGSKQQLLRRVMQRHVGHATGAMVRALRSDDLRASLLQFATDFLEHFNQPHVGQACRLIAADASQFPEEARTLYRHGAGALTLHLAEWIETVCRSGQLRHDDPHFMAELLLSMIAGQDFDKQRFHTPHRDDAQLRRRWAEFSVDSFLRAFAPQPSPAPSTNQPRSSS from the coding sequence GTGAATCCGGCCTACCTCCCCGTTGCCCTCGACGCGCGCGATGAGCGCGTGTTCGACGCCGTGCGCGAACTGCTGGCCCAACAGGGCATGCAGATGAGCATGGACGCGGTGGCGCAGCACGCCGGATGCTCCAAGCAGACCCTGTATTCGCGCTACGGCAGCAAGCAGCAACTGCTGCGCCGGGTGATGCAGCGCCATGTCGGCCACGCCACCGGGGCCATGGTTCGTGCACTCCGCAGTGACGACCTGCGTGCCAGCCTGCTCCAGTTCGCCACCGACTTCCTGGAGCATTTCAACCAGCCGCACGTAGGACAGGCCTGTCGGCTGATTGCCGCCGACGCGTCCCAGTTTCCCGAAGAGGCGCGTACGCTGTACCGGCATGGTGCCGGCGCGTTGACGCTTCATCTTGCTGAATGGATTGAAACCGTTTGCAGGAGTGGTCAGCTCCGGCATGACGACCCGCACTTCATGGCCGAACTGCTGCTGAGCATGATCGCCGGTCAGGATTTCGACAAACAGCGCTTCCATACCCCCCATCGTGATGACGCGCAGCTGCGTCGGCGCTGGGCAGAGTTCTCCGTCGACAGCTTCCTGCGCGCCTTTGCGCCACAGCCGTCGCCGGCCCCGTCTACAAACCAACCCCGGAGTTCCTCCTGA
- a CDS encoding efflux RND transporter periplasmic adaptor subunit, translating to MTAPLRTLALTCAVAVALAACKKPEQQMPPPPEVGVIDAKPQTLPLQRELVGRLSPFRSADVRARVPGVLLKRVYQEGSQVKQGQTLFLIDPAPLRASLNASEAQLASARATYANAKVAADRARSLAPQQFVSKSDLDNAESAERTALAAVKQAEAAVTSSRINLGYTEVTAPISGVANKQQVTEGALVGQGDVTLLTTVDQLDPLYVNFSLSVDELTQLRAQQAKGALALSGDGKATVNVKLADGSTYSEPGTLDFSSTTVDPATGAVSLRAQLPNPQQILLPGAFVSFQANLGERNNAYLVPQQALLRDTTGGYVMVVGTDGKVVRKNVKTDGAQNGSWLVSDGLAAGDKVIVAGVQKVKEGAPAVAKPWTPGQDANGKPAAGGAAPAGAAPAAAKAPAASAKPEQADAAKPAATDSNKQ from the coding sequence ATGACCGCCCCACTCCGCACCCTTGCCCTGACGTGCGCCGTTGCTGTCGCGCTGGCTGCCTGCAAGAAGCCGGAACAGCAGATGCCCCCGCCGCCGGAGGTGGGCGTGATCGACGCCAAGCCGCAGACCTTGCCGCTGCAGCGTGAGCTGGTCGGCCGCCTGTCGCCGTTCCGCAGCGCCGACGTGCGTGCGCGCGTGCCGGGCGTGCTGCTCAAGCGCGTCTACCAGGAAGGCTCCCAGGTCAAGCAGGGCCAGACCCTGTTCCTGATCGATCCGGCCCCGTTGCGCGCCTCGCTCAATGCCTCCGAGGCGCAGCTGGCCTCTGCCCGTGCAACCTACGCCAACGCCAAGGTCGCCGCCGACCGTGCGCGCTCGCTGGCCCCGCAGCAGTTCGTTTCCAAGTCCGACCTGGACAACGCCGAATCGGCCGAACGCACCGCGCTGGCCGCGGTCAAGCAGGCCGAAGCGGCAGTGACCTCTTCGCGCATCAACCTGGGCTACACCGAAGTGACCGCGCCGATCAGTGGCGTGGCCAACAAGCAGCAGGTCACCGAAGGCGCGCTGGTCGGCCAGGGCGATGTGACCCTGCTGACCACCGTCGACCAGCTCGACCCGCTGTACGTGAACTTCTCGCTGAGCGTGGATGAGCTGACCCAGCTGCGCGCGCAGCAGGCCAAGGGCGCGCTGGCGCTGTCGGGCGACGGCAAGGCCACGGTCAACGTCAAGCTGGCCGACGGCAGCACCTACAGCGAACCGGGCACCCTGGACTTCTCCTCGACCACGGTCGACCCGGCCACCGGCGCGGTGTCGCTGCGTGCGCAGCTGCCGAACCCGCAGCAGATCCTGCTGCCGGGTGCCTTCGTCAGCTTCCAGGCCAACCTGGGCGAACGCAACAACGCCTACCTGGTGCCGCAGCAGGCGCTGCTGCGCGACACCACCGGCGGCTACGTGATGGTGGTCGGCACCGACGGCAAGGTCGTGCGCAAGAACGTCAAGACCGATGGTGCGCAGAACGGCAGCTGGCTGGTCAGCGACGGCCTGGCCGCCGGTGACAAGGTGATCGTGGCCGGCGTGCAGAAGGTCAAGGAAGGCGCACCGGCGGTGGCCAAGCCGTGGACACCGGGCCAGGATGCCAACGGCAAGCCTGCCGCTGGCGGCGCCGCTCCGGCGGGCGCAGCACCGGCCGCAGCCAAGGCACCGGCCGCATCGGCCAAGCCCGAGCAGGCCGATGCGGCCAAGCCGGCCGCCACCGATTCGAACAAGCAGTAA